From a region of the Fervidobacterium sp. genome:
- a CDS encoding YbhB/YbcL family Raf kinase inhibitor-like protein: MFRFLGFVIFIVVFTLSAITLPATVQKEVKGMLTVTSVFKHGEFIPKKYTCEGEDINPELIVSNIPQNAKTLAVICDDPDAPIGTFVHWVAWNIPVNSQTVKIQEGIKKVENFQGIMQGYNDFGKVGYNGPCPPKGHGIHHYHFKVYALDVVLDLKGKVKKVDLEKAMKSHIIAQGEIIGLYERK; encoded by the coding sequence ATGTTTCGATTTTTGGGTTTTGTGATATTCATAGTTGTCTTTACCTTATCAGCCATTACCTTACCTGCAACTGTTCAGAAGGAGGTGAAGGGAATGCTTACAGTAACAAGTGTGTTTAAGCATGGCGAATTTATTCCAAAAAAGTACACATGTGAGGGTGAAGATATTAACCCAGAGCTCATTGTATCCAACATTCCACAAAATGCCAAAACATTGGCTGTAATATGCGATGACCCTGACGCACCAATAGGCACATTCGTTCATTGGGTAGCTTGGAACATCCCTGTGAATAGTCAAACAGTAAAAATCCAAGAAGGTATCAAAAAAGTGGAAAATTTTCAAGGTATTATGCAAGGGTACAACGACTTTGGTAAGGTAGGTTACAATGGTCCATGTCCACCGAAAGGCCACGGAATTCATCACTACCACTTTAAAGTTTACGCACTTGATGTAGTATTGGATCTTAAAGGAAAAGTTAAGAAGGTAGACCTTGAAAAAGCTATGAAAAGTCATATAATTGCTCAAGGAGAAATTATAGGATTATACGAAAGAAAGTAA
- the thiI gene encoding tRNA 4-thiouridine(8) synthase ThiI, producing MEKVFVVRYSEIGLKGKNREFFEKKLIDNIIKIVRPAAVNKRYGRIIVRIGKNDPTALEERLKYVMGIQNYSLGYALPHNLEEVENLALKLAKIQVEKGAKSFKISSQRGYKDFPLNSIELNRKIGAFVYENIPGIKVDVHNPDFEIGIDVREKEIFVFTGKNYLSGGLPIGVSGRALLLLSGGIDSPVAGWYAMRRGLELQTLTFLSPPMTTEKSVQKILDLGKVLSRYLPNGLRMWIVPLTNVQMYIKENAPDEYSLVLQRRSMMRIASMIARRIKAKAIVTGENLGQVASQTITNMAAIEEASSLIILRPLVGFDKLEIANKAKEIGTFDISIQPYIDSCVAFAPKKPATKSSINEIKKIEEKLEKLSDLEYEAFKNREAYRIQNE from the coding sequence ATGGAGAAGGTTTTTGTTGTACGATATTCAGAAATCGGTTTGAAAGGTAAAAACCGCGAGTTTTTCGAGAAGAAACTTATAGATAATATTATAAAAATAGTCCGACCAGCGGCCGTTAATAAAAGGTATGGTCGAATAATAGTGCGTATAGGTAAAAACGATCCAACAGCACTCGAAGAAAGATTAAAGTATGTTATGGGAATTCAAAACTATAGCTTAGGATATGCTCTACCACACAACTTGGAAGAAGTAGAAAACCTTGCCCTTAAATTGGCTAAGATTCAAGTAGAAAAGGGAGCAAAGAGCTTTAAGATCTCTTCTCAGAGGGGTTACAAAGATTTTCCGTTGAATAGTATAGAACTTAATAGGAAGATAGGTGCATTTGTTTATGAAAACATACCTGGTATAAAAGTAGATGTGCACAATCCTGACTTTGAAATAGGAATAGACGTTAGAGAAAAGGAAATCTTTGTCTTCACAGGTAAAAACTATCTTTCTGGTGGACTTCCCATAGGCGTTTCTGGCAGGGCTTTACTACTTCTAAGTGGTGGAATAGATAGTCCAGTTGCAGGATGGTACGCTATGAGAAGAGGGTTGGAATTACAAACACTCACATTTTTAAGTCCACCTATGACCACCGAAAAATCAGTTCAGAAGATACTCGACCTAGGTAAAGTACTGAGTAGGTACCTTCCAAATGGATTACGAATGTGGATAGTCCCTCTTACCAACGTACAGATGTACATAAAAGAAAATGCACCAGATGAGTACTCACTTGTACTCCAAAGAAGATCAATGATGAGAATTGCAAGTATGATAGCAAGAAGGATAAAAGCCAAAGCAATTGTCACAGGTGAAAACCTTGGACAAGTGGCAAGTCAAACTATAACAAATATGGCAGCAATAGAAGAAGCAAGTTCACTTATAATCTTAAGACCGCTTGTGGGTTTTGACAAGTTAGAAATAGCAAACAAAGCAAAAGAGATAGGTACTTTTGACATCTCTATACAACCTTACATAGATAGTTGTGTAGCATTTGCTCCAAAAAAGCCAGCCACAAAGTCCAGTATCAATGAAATAAAGAAAATCGAAGAGAAACTTGAGAAATTATCAGATCTTGAATACGAAGCGTTTAAAAATAGAGAAGCCTATAGAATTCAGAATGAATAA
- the fba gene encoding class II fructose-1,6-bisphosphate aldolase, producing MYVNTKDILEKASKEYYAVPAFNINNMEFFHAILEGAVEKKAPLIIETSEGAIKYAGNGDIFKGARYFVELVRLFADSVDIPIALHLDHGKHFEYIIAAIKAGYSSVMIDASEEPFEENIKKTKEIVKIAHAAGVSVEAELGQLAGVEDNVSAAENVLVDPDQANLFVEETNIDFLAPAIGTSHGAFKFKGEAKLDFERLRKVKQLTGIPLVLHGASSVLPEYVKMAEEYGADLGGAKGVPEEELKKCVELGINKVNTDTDLRIAFIAGLRKYLKENPKEFDPRHYLGAGKKLVKEVVMNRLEFLGCAGKA from the coding sequence ATGTACGTTAACACAAAGGATATTCTCGAAAAGGCAAGTAAAGAATACTATGCAGTCCCAGCTTTTAACATCAACAACATGGAGTTTTTCCATGCTATCTTGGAAGGAGCAGTTGAGAAAAAAGCACCGTTGATCATTGAAACAAGCGAAGGTGCAATAAAGTATGCAGGAAACGGTGACATATTTAAGGGCGCAAGATATTTTGTCGAATTAGTAAGATTATTTGCAGATAGTGTTGATATACCAATTGCGTTGCACCTTGACCATGGTAAGCACTTTGAGTATATAATAGCAGCGATAAAGGCAGGTTATTCTTCTGTAATGATTGATGCCTCAGAAGAACCTTTTGAAGAAAACATTAAGAAAACAAAAGAAATAGTTAAGATTGCCCATGCTGCAGGTGTCTCGGTAGAAGCTGAGCTTGGACAATTAGCAGGGGTCGAAGACAATGTCTCAGCGGCTGAAAATGTACTTGTGGATCCTGATCAGGCAAACCTATTTGTGGAAGAGACAAACATTGATTTCCTTGCACCAGCTATTGGCACAAGCCACGGTGCGTTTAAGTTTAAAGGTGAAGCAAAGCTTGATTTTGAAAGACTTAGAAAAGTAAAGCAACTCACCGGAATACCTCTTGTTTTACACGGAGCTTCAAGTGTCCTTCCGGAATATGTAAAGATGGCGGAAGAATACGGTGCAGATCTTGGTGGTGCAAAAGGAGTACCTGAAGAAGAGTTGAAAAAATGCGTAGAGCTTGGTATAAACAAAGTTAATACCGACACAGATTTAAGAATAGCCTTTATCGCCGGGCTCAGAAAATATTTGAAAGAAAATCCAAAAGAATTCGATCCAAGACACTACCTTGGAGCAGGAAAAAAACTTGTAAAAGAAGTTGTGATGAATAGACTCGAGTTCCTTGGATGTGCAGGCAAAGCATGA
- the ackA gene encoding acetate kinase, with the protein MRVLVVNCGSSSIKYQFLDMDTEQVLCKGLAERIGIPGSRIVHKKDDQKTVIEKPMKDHEEALRYVLELVVDEKLGGVKDLKEIDAVGHRVVHGGEKFSGSVLVDDEVMRALEEYSYLAPLHNPPNIMGIRAMMKLLPNVPNVAVFDTAFHSKMPAKAYLYAIPYEYYKKYKIRRYGFHGTSHRYVSMRTAQILGLDYHKSKIITVHLGNGASVAAVMNGRSIDTSMGFTPLEGLVMGTRSGDIDPSIVTFLMEREGLTAEEVYTILNKKSGVLGLTDGFSSDMRDIEDKALEGDPVCRLALDIYEYRIAKYIGAYVAAMNGVDAIAFTAGVGENSPVTRKEVCENYLSYLGIKIDDEKNNVKGEERIISTPDSKVKVLIVPTNEELMIAKDTKEIIEKGIKQLEY; encoded by the coding sequence GTGCGAGTACTCGTTGTTAACTGTGGAAGTTCTTCAATCAAGTACCAGTTTCTTGATATGGATACAGAGCAGGTTCTTTGTAAAGGACTTGCAGAAAGAATTGGAATCCCTGGTAGCAGAATAGTCCACAAAAAAGATGATCAAAAAACAGTCATCGAGAAACCGATGAAAGACCACGAAGAGGCACTCAGATATGTTCTTGAACTTGTTGTTGACGAAAAACTTGGCGGTGTAAAGGATTTGAAAGAAATCGATGCCGTAGGTCACAGAGTAGTTCATGGTGGGGAGAAATTTTCCGGTTCTGTACTTGTAGATGATGAAGTCATGAGAGCTCTCGAAGAGTATTCTTACCTTGCACCACTGCATAATCCACCAAATATAATGGGTATAAGAGCAATGATGAAACTTTTGCCAAATGTCCCGAACGTTGCCGTTTTTGATACAGCCTTCCATTCCAAAATGCCAGCAAAGGCTTATCTCTATGCAATTCCTTACGAATATTACAAAAAATATAAGATCAGAAGATACGGCTTTCACGGTACAAGCCATAGATATGTATCAATGAGAACTGCCCAGATACTGGGACTTGATTATCATAAATCAAAAATAATAACTGTCCATCTTGGTAATGGCGCATCCGTTGCTGCAGTTATGAATGGACGTAGCATCGATACATCAATGGGATTCACCCCACTTGAAGGTCTTGTTATGGGAACTCGTTCTGGAGATATTGATCCATCGATTGTCACATTCCTAATGGAAAGAGAAGGATTAACAGCAGAAGAAGTTTACACGATATTGAACAAAAAAAGTGGGGTACTCGGACTAACAGATGGTTTTAGTTCAGACATGAGAGATATAGAGGATAAAGCACTTGAAGGAGATCCAGTGTGTAGATTAGCGTTAGACATATACGAATACAGAATAGCCAAATACATAGGTGCTTATGTAGCGGCGATGAATGGTGTTGACGCTATTGCCTTCACAGCGGGCGTTGGTGAAAATTCACCCGTGACAAGAAAAGAGGTATGCGAAAATTATCTCTCATACCTCGGAATAAAGATAGATGATGAGAAAAACAATGTGAAAGGTGAAGAAAGAATTATCTCAACACCGGATTCAAAAGTTAAAGTCCTGATCGTACCAACTAACGAGGAATTAATGATAGCTAAAGACACTAAGGAAATAATTGAAAAGGGAATTAAACAACTTGAATATTGA
- a CDS encoding FliH/SctL family protein gives MLIRKRFVYLDAPLRIEAKVDHLKTNESTQEDEKQKELMEMVARANKEAEQIVFQAQQKANEIILQAQEEYNKIIQQANEQAQNILEQTKQELQISKKQYQDRMIKILQSFENIFDELLSNYAEKLSNISSTLIEKFLEKQIDPEVTKRKLEKVLAHVIGATKVRIHINPDDLNLLEKDLINEIKSKGYEIVPNDSVSYGVIAETDLGTMDTTLKFQFTLLDEIFEEVFKTEK, from the coding sequence GTGCTAATTCGCAAAAGATTTGTTTACCTTGATGCACCGTTAAGAATTGAAGCCAAAGTAGACCATTTGAAAACAAATGAGTCAACACAAGAAGATGAAAAACAAAAAGAATTAATGGAAATGGTTGCTCGAGCAAACAAAGAGGCTGAGCAAATTGTTTTTCAAGCCCAACAAAAAGCAAACGAAATAATACTACAAGCTCAGGAAGAGTACAACAAAATAATACAACAAGCAAACGAACAAGCACAAAACATCTTGGAACAGACAAAACAAGAGCTTCAAATAAGCAAAAAACAATACCAGGACAGGATGATAAAAATACTGCAGTCTTTCGAAAATATTTTTGACGAGCTATTGTCCAATTACGCAGAAAAATTGTCAAATATTAGCAGCACACTGATAGAAAAATTTCTTGAAAAGCAAATAGATCCAGAGGTTACAAAAAGGAAATTAGAAAAAGTATTAGCTCACGTTATTGGAGCAACAAAAGTGAGAATACACATCAACCCGGACGATCTAAATCTACTTGAAAAAGATCTAATCAATGAAATAAAATCAAAGGGATACGAAATAGTTCCAAACGATTCCGTTTCGTACGGTGTAATTGCAGAAACAGACTTGGGTACCATGGATACTACATTAAAATTTCAGTTCACATTACTCGATGAAATATTCGAAGAAGTATTTAAAACGGAAAAGTGA
- the fliI gene encoding flagellar protein export ATPase FliI codes for MLEIVQNKVKKINPYDYIGEVQKIIGLTIESRGPDAALGELCKILVGNKKVLAEVVGFKEDFTVLMPLEDVTGLKKGCEVIRTGRTVSVPVGEELKGRVIDALGRPIDGKRLILKEYRQIINEAPNPLVRKRILEPLPVGVRSIDGFLTLGKGQRIGIFAGSGVGKSTLLGMIARNTTADINVIALIGERGREVREFLEKDLGEDGIKRSVVVVSTSDQPALLRIKALLTATTIAEFFRDKGYTVMLMVDSLTRWAMAQREVGLAIGEPPTTRGYPPSVFAQLPKILERAGNSDKGSITGIYTVLVEADDFNEPISDTVRGIVDGHIILSRKLAEMNHFPAVDVLMSISRLMPDIAKPEHLQASRILRDIMATYYDAKDLIDVGAYKKGTNPKIDKSIELIDEINKFLRQGVKEKMNFQDIVDYLLSIAKKT; via the coding sequence ATTCTTGAAATTGTACAAAACAAAGTGAAGAAAATAAATCCATACGATTACATAGGTGAGGTTCAAAAAATAATAGGTCTAACAATAGAATCGCGAGGACCCGACGCTGCACTCGGTGAACTTTGCAAAATATTAGTCGGTAACAAAAAGGTGCTTGCTGAAGTAGTTGGTTTCAAAGAGGATTTTACAGTCTTAATGCCACTTGAAGATGTGACTGGCTTGAAAAAAGGTTGTGAAGTGATAAGAACAGGAAGGACTGTAAGTGTACCAGTTGGTGAAGAATTAAAAGGCAGAGTTATCGATGCACTTGGGAGACCTATCGACGGAAAAAGATTGATCTTGAAAGAATATAGACAAATCATAAACGAAGCACCTAACCCACTTGTAAGAAAACGCATCCTTGAACCTCTGCCTGTTGGAGTTAGATCTATAGATGGATTCCTTACTCTCGGTAAAGGACAACGTATAGGAATCTTTGCTGGTAGTGGAGTGGGAAAGAGTACATTGCTTGGTATGATAGCTCGAAATACAACAGCTGATATAAATGTAATAGCTCTGATAGGCGAACGAGGAAGGGAAGTCAGAGAATTTTTGGAGAAAGACTTAGGTGAAGATGGAATAAAACGTTCAGTTGTTGTTGTATCAACGTCTGACCAACCAGCGTTACTACGAATTAAAGCATTACTAACCGCAACAACCATAGCTGAATTCTTTAGAGACAAAGGTTACACCGTTATGTTAATGGTCGATTCCCTAACAAGATGGGCAATGGCTCAAAGAGAAGTGGGACTTGCCATTGGTGAACCACCAACGACGAGGGGATATCCACCAAGTGTTTTTGCACAACTTCCAAAGATACTTGAAAGAGCTGGTAATTCCGATAAAGGAAGTATAACTGGTATATATACCGTGCTTGTAGAAGCTGATGACTTCAACGAACCGATTTCCGATACTGTACGCGGTATAGTTGATGGACATATAATATTATCTCGAAAACTTGCTGAAATGAACCATTTTCCTGCCGTCGATGTATTGATGAGCATAAGTAGGCTTATGCCAGATATCGCAAAGCCTGAACATTTACAAGCTTCCCGAATTTTAAGAGACATCATGGCTACATATTATGATGCAAAAGATTTAATAGATGTTGGAGCGTATAAAAAAGGAACAAACCCAAAAATAGATAAATCTATAGAATTAATTGACGAAATAAATAAATTCCTTAGACAGGGTGTAAAAGAAAAAATGAATTTTCAAGACATTGTAGATTATCTTTTGTCCATAGCTAAAAAGACATGA
- a CDS encoding LacI family transcriptional regulator: MTIKEIASLCGVSVATISRVFNEPQKVNPQTRQKVLEIAQKYGYTPHAVAKSLRTKRTGVFALTVMSGVERVFEDSYVAKFLKGAVNYFSKHKLKLIVDVFTDGDVIDYYKNFVLSKLVDGFILMDLKDDDPRVELLNSMKIPFVCVGRNNKNNFVFVDSDNFSGGYQAGEHLKEIGCKSLLFVGGDPSLPFERERYAGFETGLKGMDEEIVIFKEYAYYDDELVKRIVRKYIEKIDGIFCTSDVMAYASLRACEEDGISIPIVGFDNILLSEIAGLTTVDQNIELIGEKVAHKLHMLSLNKRVSSEVVKTKLILRGTKKFLTSKEGGRRV; the protein is encoded by the coding sequence ATGACAATAAAAGAAATTGCAAGTTTATGTGGGGTTTCCGTAGCGACAATATCACGAGTTTTCAACGAACCACAGAAGGTGAATCCGCAAACAAGACAAAAGGTCTTAGAGATAGCGCAAAAATATGGGTATACACCACATGCAGTTGCCAAATCTCTGAGAACAAAAAGAACGGGTGTTTTTGCACTTACTGTAATGAGTGGAGTTGAGAGAGTTTTTGAAGATTCCTACGTGGCCAAATTTTTGAAAGGAGCTGTTAATTATTTTTCAAAACACAAGCTTAAGTTGATTGTTGATGTTTTTACTGATGGTGATGTTATTGATTACTATAAAAACTTTGTTCTTTCAAAACTCGTCGATGGTTTTATACTCATGGATTTAAAAGATGACGATCCAAGAGTTGAGCTATTAAATAGCATGAAAATCCCGTTTGTATGCGTTGGAAGAAACAACAAGAACAATTTTGTGTTTGTAGATTCTGATAATTTTTCGGGTGGGTACCAAGCTGGGGAACATCTTAAAGAAATTGGATGCAAAAGCCTTCTTTTTGTTGGTGGTGATCCTTCTTTGCCTTTTGAACGTGAACGCTACGCTGGTTTTGAAACTGGACTGAAAGGAATGGATGAAGAAATAGTTATATTTAAAGAATATGCTTATTATGACGATGAATTGGTTAAGAGAATTGTAAGAAAGTATATTGAAAAGATAGATGGGATTTTTTGTACTTCCGATGTGATGGCTTACGCTTCTTTGAGAGCATGTGAAGAAGATGGAATAAGCATACCTATAGTTGGTTTCGACAATATTCTTTTGTCGGAAATAGCAGGTCTAACAACAGTGGACCAGAACATAGAGCTAATTGGCGAGAAGGTAGCACATAAGTTGCACATGCTTTCTTTAAATAAAAGAGTGAGTTCTGAAGTGGTAAAAACTAAATTGATTCTTAGGGGAACAAAAAAGTTCCTTACTTCAAAAGAGGGAGGTCGAAGGGTATGA
- a CDS encoding ABC transporter substrate-binding protein, translating to MKRLVTVLLAVLLSVGLMAATKVTISGWPGNPVEEATIKKAVETFNSTIGKQKGIEVVWEPIAGDYKQVLMTRLSGGTGPDIFYVDVYVFEELARANVLLPLDTYVKRDNFDLNDFYTSLIDAFKYQNRLYGIAKDFSTLALWFNKEIFDKYKVPYLTNDETWDTFLNKLLQLKKAGYDTPLGLAPDFNRLIPFIISFGGRLVKPDLSTALGEPNSKKAIQFYIDLVVKHKVAKEPSALGSGWLGEAIATEKCAVVMEGPWTVGFMKGSFPDTFKKMGIVEMPKGIKKATMIYTVAWSINRATPNKDAAWEVLKFLVTEGQKIFVEGAGVLASRKSIAAQDKDPIKQVFYKGAEYGVPWKVSTPTGLFATANDQINSLLKDLFYNKLTVDEAVRLIETNYNKWIGK from the coding sequence ATGAAAAGGTTAGTAACGGTACTTTTGGCAGTTTTACTCTCAGTTGGTTTGATGGCGGCAACAAAGGTAACTATCTCTGGTTGGCCCGGAAACCCTGTTGAAGAAGCTACTATCAAAAAAGCAGTCGAAACTTTCAACTCTACGATCGGCAAGCAAAAAGGCATCGAAGTAGTTTGGGAACCTATCGCTGGCGATTACAAACAAGTTCTTATGACAAGACTTTCGGGTGGTACAGGTCCAGATATTTTCTACGTTGATGTTTACGTTTTCGAAGAACTTGCAAGAGCGAATGTATTGCTTCCACTTGATACATACGTAAAAAGGGATAACTTTGATTTGAACGATTTCTACACATCACTTATTGATGCATTCAAATACCAAAACAGACTTTATGGTATAGCAAAAGACTTCTCAACACTTGCACTTTGGTTCAACAAAGAAATATTCGATAAATACAAAGTACCATACCTTACAAACGATGAAACTTGGGATACATTCCTTAACAAACTCCTCCAGCTTAAGAAAGCTGGTTATGATACTCCACTTGGGCTTGCTCCCGACTTTAACAGACTTATACCATTCATCATCAGCTTCGGTGGAAGACTTGTTAAACCTGATCTTTCCACTGCCCTTGGTGAACCAAACTCAAAAAAGGCGATCCAATTTTACATTGATCTTGTTGTAAAGCACAAAGTTGCAAAAGAACCATCAGCACTTGGTTCTGGTTGGCTTGGCGAAGCTATAGCTACAGAAAAGTGCGCTGTTGTTATGGAAGGTCCATGGACAGTTGGTTTCATGAAAGGATCGTTCCCAGATACATTTAAGAAAATGGGTATAGTTGAGATGCCAAAAGGAATAAAGAAAGCAACAATGATTTACACAGTTGCATGGTCAATTAACAGGGCAACTCCAAACAAAGATGCCGCTTGGGAAGTTCTCAAGTTCTTGGTAACAGAAGGTCAAAAGATATTTGTTGAAGGCGCTGGAGTGCTTGCGTCAAGAAAATCAATAGCAGCGCAAGATAAAGATCCTATTAAACAAGTATTCTACAAAGGTGCCGAATACGGTGTACCTTGGAAGGTTTCAACACCAACAGGATTATTCGCAACCGCAAACGATCAAATTAACTCTTTACTCAAAGACTTGTTCTACAATAAACTAACAGTTGATGAAGCAGTAAGATTAATCGAAACAAACTACAACAAAT